GATGCAAGACATGGAATGCTGCCATGCTTGAGAATAATTCAATGAAACTAATCAATCCATGCATGATTGATCAACCCTAAACTATCTTCTAGAGGTATAGAAGATAACGAGTTGGCTCACTAGCTAGTGAAAATATGGCATGACAAAACCAAAATAATTAAGTAGCTCACCTCAACACCGGCCATGACAAGAGAATCTAAGAAACTGGAACTGTTGGAAACTAGGAACTGAAAAATTAAGAGCACTGGATGACTGAGACTGGTGTGAAGTGAGCTAGTATTTATATCACTGCCTGAAGCCTAAAGCCATACAAGACAAGAATCCATGTGTCATTGTTTCGACTATTATTGTTTGCaaacagatttaaaaaaaaaggttCTTCTGTCACCTACCTATGTATCATTATCATTATATTTGGAAGATATATAATCACATCCAAAGTTTGGACCACCGGTCGCTTAGTTTATACTGCATGCTTCCTCCCAATCTTTACCAACCATCCCACGTAGCAGACATCTATTGGATACAATTTCCGCTTTGGATTCCCTGATCCCACTAATTGGAGAGAACCCAATGAGCTCCCCTGCCGTGAGTCGCACCGAATGAGTAGAGGCGGGAGGTTGGGCCCACCTCAGATAAAGTTGACTATGATATGACGTGGCTGGGGATCTCCCAGCTCCCTTTGGGACGGGGTAACCTCTGAGTTGGCATGCGAGGCAGCTCGGGTGGGTGGGCCCCGAGTTCGGCGTCGCCGTGACGCGTGTACATGCGGGACAGCTTGGGTGGGCGGGCCCTGAATTCGGCATCCTCCTGACGTGTGTCTACCTGTCGTCCACGTATCCCGAGAATGCCAAAGGGCAGGAGAAATTATTGGTGAAAACAAACCTAGCGTGAATCTTCCACCATCCAACGATAAATCAGTGTAtcattcataaaaatttaaaaataaattatattcataatatttaaactaaattaatttttttaaaataatttataaactataaaattttaaactcaAACCTCTCAACTATCTGGACTCGTTTAAtattgttttcaaaataaattcttactattttctctcacaaaaaaaatttgatgtagcAAAATCTAGTGCTGACATAACaatgtgataaaaaataatattttattattattttaatttttttttcattcttgttATTTTTTCTATCCTCATCACCCCTCCATCGGCTCGCCACCCGCACATCCCCCCCACCGACCCACCCCTCCGACCCTCCTCTTCAGCACCTGGGGCTTTTGTCCCACCCCAACACACCCCTGCCGGCTCCGGCACTGATGGGTTGTGCACTGGCACCCCCCAGCCCCGTCTCACCCCTTCCGCCTCCAGATCGACCGCCCCTCGTCCTCCACTTTCTCCTCCCTCACCTCCCGTCAAGCCCCCTTCTCGCCGCCGCCAACATCCTCGATCGACAAAGACCCTTGGCCCTCACCTCCTCGACCGTGCATCTTCTTTCCTCACCCCCTGCCACCCATCCCTTCTCTCCTCGCCATCACCTCCTGTCGTTCTGCGCTGTCGCCCTCCTCCCTATCGTCACTAGCGTCGGCCTTCTCCTCCGACCTCTCTCAGATACTTTCCTTCCATagatctctgaaaataaaaaaaaatatctaacacAAAACCCCAGCGATCATCTAAGCTTCCTTGTTTcgtcgctccaagcctcccatcctATTGAGCTAGTTGGGGGGTGCGTAGAACCCATTGACGATGATGGGATGAGGGCCAGGGTGGGGTGTACTGGGAAGTGGAACCGTGGGGGCATATGGGGGTGGGGCCGGGGGGCCACTAGTGCGCAACCCATTGGCATCGGGGCAGACGGGGGTGCAGTCGGAGGGGGCACAGTGGGGGGTGCGGGGGTGCGGCTGGACGGGTCGgtcgggaggaaggagaagactccttacgggagtcttcttcattctttttttttttgaatgcttTGCGATTCGTGTGAGGACagagagaataataataataataataataataataataataataataatatattattttttatcatgtcTGTATCTGATTTTGTCCACATCAGCATCAAATTTTGTCACATCGGATTTTCGACGAGAGAAAACGGCCGGAATCCACCCTAGGGGCAACATTAAAGGGGTTAAGATAGTTGGGGGACTTAAGTTTAAGATTTTGTAGTTTAGGAACCATTTAAAAAAATCCAACTTAGGTTAGGGATTACGAacataatttatccaaaaaaaatttttcattcaaaacaataaaaataaattagtttcATTTAAAATCTTCAAGCAAGCATGGATAACGGTGCATATGACCATCATCTTCATTTTTTTACTATGGTCTCTATTCTCCATCTATTACAGAGAAATGGAAAAGAAGAGGGACGGCTAGTAAGGAGCATAGATCGGATAGAAAAAAGAGCCACTTTGGCTTCTTAGAATAACTTTAATTTCTAAACTGAATAAAATTCATGTCCGATTTTATTTTACTCAAGTTAAAAGAAGAAATTAAACTTATATCACTTGGCCCATCAAAATCAAATGTTAGCTCACTTGAACCTACAAAAGGCTACATTCTTATTACATCTGTATGttcttataaaatttataaagacaTATATGAATATCATCAATCTTCTTCTTACTCTCCTCCAAATTAAATACCATTTGATAACAAAActctataaatatcaattttgatctgagatcCAAAATAGAAATCATTACTAATAAATTATTATGCTAAGATCAATATTTgttgaattttttttacatcTCATTTATTAATTGCTTCAGTGTATCATTAGTATCAACACTCCCATCTATCAATAATTTTGTTCTAATTCTTCAAACTTCTTTTATGTACCAATTAGATGTGGAATACTTGTAACCAAAAAATACTTGAGTGGCATCTAGAATCCTTCTAAAAATTAAGAATTACATCTGCATGTTTCCATTCATCATTATTGGGGGATACATATGAATGCCCAATTACAtatctaataaaaatatctttataactAATTACATCATTCAACATTTCATAAGTGGAATTTCATCTTGTAGCAACATCTCAAGTGAGCCATTTTTAATAGGAAGTCTTACATATTGCCAATTTTATCCAATCCTTGTATTTGAGATGGTACAATCACATCTATAATAATCTCTCTTATGTATTCAATTAATAGCTTCATGATTTATTTTCATCCCATCCTGAACTATAATATTTAATATGTGTGCACAACATTTAATATGACTATGGATTGCCATTAAAtaatattctataataaaaatgATTTTGAAACTTCTAATTACAATATTATTTATGGAGCAAGTATCTAAAGTAATAGCATATATTTTAGAATCTAGTTTCTATTCAAGAAGGTACTTTTCAATAGCATTTTCAATTACAAAATTTGTATAAATATATGCTAGTTTTTTTAAACTAATTATCTTCTTATGTAGAATAAATTAGAAATCAACATAATGTACTGTGAGAGAAATATAATcgattttttaatttgatatctACATATTACTAGTATGACTAACCCGAGAACTTAGTTTATTAaatgaatcatgaattttttttttctacttgatACTAAGTTATATAATCATTTCTTACTATCTTACAATCAATAACATTAAATAATGATTGAACAGatctcataaaatctaaaaaaaaatggaTACTTAATAATTTCAAATAGAAGCTCGATTTATGTGataaattttgcaaaaaaaattctaCTCTCTTTTTGGTTGAATTTAAAAGACTTCACCAGATTTTTTTAAACTTACTACTATAAACATTTAATTAACTagattcttttgatactttttataaatatttttaagatattattATAGATGACTTGTTTCTCCTTTAGTACTatcacttaatatttttttataatatttacataTAGCTATTGATccatcagattttttttcttcaataaagTGGTTTCATGTCCaagatctttttttttagaaTCTTTGTCACTTTCAATAGCTTCAataatatctttatttttatcaTCCTCATCCTCTATATATTCAATAGTCTTATGTTCATCTATTTTAGAATGAGACGTtagtaaaaataatttatccaaataacaacataaattattaaaaacaaaatcaatattcataaaatcaatatttGTAAAAGCATGTATGTTAATTGGCAATGATGTTTTTCtccatttattttcttcttttaaatagtattgctgatttattacaatattataAAGTGCCAATAAATAAAATCAGCAATACTATTCGATACTTTATAACTAGCATAGGTAGGAGCTTAGGACTCAAACAAAATCAGCTATAAGTCTTTGTTATTTCTCTCTCCCATGCATAGCACTTAAAGGCAAAACCCATTCATTTTACTAGACGTTTGTACACAAGTCCTTCTCAACCACATCTCATGATTTTCATAGTATGACACCCTATTGGTTTACATGCTACATCAATAACAACTATGTACCCTAGTACTAGACTGTCATTAAATTGAAATAGCCCTCACGACCGATCTAGTGATACATGAACCATTCTTTGACTACAGTACTCCCTTACCCAAAAagaataaagagagagagaaaaaaaagaaatatactAGGAGGTACCTGCTAGGGCTGATGAACGACAAATGGTGACCAATGATTAATGATGATAGACGAGGATGACTGGTGATGAGAGAACACCAATGGACCTTGGAGCCACCAATCATCAATGAAGGTGGAGAGAACTTCAAAACCCTAGGCCTCAAATCTCGAGAGGGTGAGGAATCGAGAAATATCGACAATGAGGAAAAATCGGAAGAAGAGGGAGTCAGTAGGAGCTGTACGTGTTAGGACTGATGAATGGTGAATGGAGAATGGCGGCCAACGATTGATTATGACGGACAAGGATGACCAATGATAAGGGAACATCAATGAATCTTGGAGTGGCCAATCAACAGTAGAGGCGGAGAGAACTCCCAAATCTTAAGAGGAAGAGGAATCGAGGAATACTAGCATCGACGATGAGGGAAGATCAGAAGATAGGAAGAGGGATTCTAATTGCTATCACATATTCGGACTCTAAGGTTCTTCGAGACAATGAGATTTGCTTAAAGTTAAAACTAATTAGCTAACTGGCTAACTGGCTAGAGATTAGACTAACTCGTCCGAAATATCTAAACCCACTTGCCTAGGGATCAAGCTCAGGTTGGATATTCAAGCTATTGATCGGGGTTGAATTTGGGGTCAGACTTGGGCCGAGCTTGCACTACATGAATATTGAGTATTAGCGACAGCTATTAGGGATGGCAAATTTGCTGTCACTAATAATCTTTTTTTCGATGGTAAATAGTGATCAAGAAACTtgccatcataaaaaataaaaaaattattagcgacagcatgTTTTGCTTTTAACGACGGCAAGATAAGTCGCTaataaaaagtaattttattttttttaatttggttctaatactattagcgatgaaaaattattattagagaCGACAataagccgtcgctaatactaaagtaattttattttttttaatttgattgtaaaattattagcgatg
The DNA window shown above is from Elaeis guineensis isolate ETL-2024a chromosome 8, EG11, whole genome shotgun sequence and carries:
- the LOC105049598 gene encoding LOW QUALITY PROTEIN: uncharacterized protein (The sequence of the model RefSeq protein was modified relative to this genomic sequence to represent the inferred CDS: inserted 3 bases in 2 codons; deleted 1 base in 1 codon) — protein: MPNSGPAHPSCPACTRVTATPNSGPTHPSCLACQLRGYPVPKGAGRSPATSYHSQLYLRWAQPPASTHSVRLTAGELIGFSPISGIRESKAEIVSNRCLLRGMSQSSSALNFSVPSFQQFSFLDSLVMAGVEMETASAATVETEAPVPAAEEVVEAEAPAAAAEEPKAEEEAAPAKAEVVEPEXSQREKVQEVAAPEAVASAVETTKEMXPVAEPVAAPEATPEEAKAPAGERETRLRHRWQLKSRRLWKKRQLPPQ